The window TCGAAGCTCGACGCGGCCATCGAGGGCGAGCTTGCCGGCATGAGGCGGCTGAAGCTGCCCGTCACCGGCTCGCTGCGCGCCAACTGGGGCAAACAGACCGCCGACGCGCAGATCGAAGCCCGGCTCGACGAATCGAGAATCGAGGCGAAGGTGCGCCTCGCGAAATTCTCGCCGCCCGACATCGGCTTCGACATCGACGTGGACAAGATCGACGTCGACAAGTACCTGCCCCCGGCGGCGAAGGATTCGGCCGGCGGCGAAGGCAAAGCCGGCGCGGGTGGGACGGCGGAACGGAAGATCGACCTCTCGCCGCTGAAGTCGCTCAACCTGCACGGCACGGTCAAGGCGGGGCAGCTCCAGGTCGCCGGCGTCAAGGCGACCAACGCGAAGCTGCGCATCGACGCGGCCGGCGGAAAGCTCAACGTGGCGCCGCACTCGATGAACCTCTATGAAGGCACCCTGAACGGCACGCTGTCGGTCAATGCCGACGGCAACGCCATCGCGCTGAAGCAGAACCTCGCCGGCGTAAACATCAATCCGCTGATGAGGGATGCGCTCGACAAGGACCTGGTCGAGGGCAGGGGGTCGGTCGCGCTCGACCTCGGGACGCGCGGCGACACCGTCGCGGCGATGAGGAAGGCGCTCTCCGGCACGGCCTCGCTTTCGCTGCGGGACGGCGCGATCAAGGGCATCGATCTCGCGAAGTCCTTCCGGGGGCTGAAGACGAAGCTTTCGAGCCGGCAGGACGTCGTGCAGGCGGCGTCGAGGACGGAGAAGACCGATTTCGCGGAACTCTCGGGCAGCTTCAAGATCGCCGGGGGCGTCGCGCACAACGACGACCTCACCGCCAAGTCGCCCTTCCTGCGACTAGCAGGCGCGGGCGACATCGACATCGGCAACGGCGGCATGAACTACCTGCTGAAGACCAGCGTGGTGAACACCGCCGGCGGCCAGGACGCGCCCGGTCTCGAACACCTGAAGGGCATTACCGTGCCGGTGCGGCTGGCCGGTCCTTTCGAAAATCTCTCCTGGAAACTCGAACTCGCAAGCCTCGTGCAGGAGGCCGTCAAGGCGAAGGTAGGGGAGAAGAGGCAGGAAGTCCGCGAGAAGGCCCGGGACAAACTGTTCAAGGGACTGCTCGGCCGCTGAGGATCATCGGGGCGGCCGGTGCGCTTCAGTGCCGCCGGCGCTGCGGGGCGATCGGTGTGCGGCCCTCGATGTGGCGGAAGCTGATGCGCCCCTTGCTCAGGTCGTAGGGGGACAGTTCAAGGGAAACCCTGTCGCCCGCGAGGATGCGAATGTGGTGCTTGCGCATCTTGCCCGCGCTATAGGCCACGAGGTTGTGGCCGTTATCGAGCGTGACGCGATAGCGCGAGTCGGGCAGCACTTCCATCACCACCCCGTTCATTTCGATGAGTTCTTCCTTGGCCATGAGCGTGTCTCCAGGGGGAATCGGGCGCGTCAAAGAAAAGGCCCGGCATGCGCCGGGCCTTTCCGGTGAAGCGGCGCGGAATTGCCAGCCGTTCAGTCAGCCGCGCGGATGTTCGACGCCTGCTGGCCCTTGGGGCCGGTGGTGACGTCGAAGCTGACCCGCTGGCCTTCCTTGAGGGTCTTGAAGCCCTGACCCTGGATCGCGGAGAAATGGGCGAAGAGATCATCGCCGCCGCTCTCGGGAGTGATGAAGCCGAAGCCCTTGGAATCGTTGAACCACTTTACGGTGCCTGTTGCCATGTCTTGAATATCCTGAAAAAAATGATAAAGGGGGATTGCCCCTGGGTGGGGCGACAATCAAGACGGCGGGGTGGTGAGGGGGAGAAACACCGCGGGAACCG is drawn from Candidatus Nitricoxidivorans perseverans and contains these coding sequences:
- a CDS encoding cold-shock protein, with amino-acid sequence MATGTVKWFNDSKGFGFITPESGGDDLFAHFSAIQGQGFKTLKEGQRVSFDVTTGPKGQQASNIRAAD
- a CDS encoding AsmA family protein: MKALKTAGVVLAVLLALVLAAVAVVMSRFDAGFIKAEAAKAVQEKKQRTLRIDGPLELSFWPNLGVRVGRLSLSEHKSDREFLALESARVSVAVMPLLDRQVVVDTIEISGAQATIVRRRDGTLNIDDLLSKDEDKSPMVKFDIAGIRVDGSRLAFRDEQGRRDIALSGLSLRTGRVANAAEGPLELAAKVTSNNPRSAVDIKIAARYRFDLDAKDIALSKLDAAIEGELAGMRRLKLPVTGSLRANWGKQTADAQIEARLDESRIEAKVRLAKFSPPDIGFDIDVDKIDVDKYLPPAAKDSAGGEGKAGAGGTAERKIDLSPLKSLNLHGTVKAGQLQVAGVKATNAKLRIDAAGGKLNVAPHSMNLYEGTLNGTLSVNADGNAIALKQNLAGVNINPLMRDALDKDLVEGRGSVALDLGTRGDTVAAMRKALSGTASLSLRDGAIKGIDLAKSFRGLKTKLSSRQDVVQAASRTEKTDFAELSGSFKIAGGVAHNDDLTAKSPFLRLAGAGDIDIGNGGMNYLLKTSVVNTAGGQDAPGLEHLKGITVPVRLAGPFENLSWKLELASLVQEAVKAKVGEKRQEVREKARDKLFKGLLGR
- the infA gene encoding translation initiation factor IF-1, with the translated sequence MAKEELIEMNGVVMEVLPDSRYRVTLDNGHNLVAYSAGKMRKHHIRILAGDRVSLELSPYDLSKGRISFRHIEGRTPIAPQRRRH